One Tomitella gaofuii DNA segment encodes these proteins:
- a CDS encoding class II 3-deoxy-7-phosphoheptulonate synthase, which translates to MNWTVDVPIDLLPDLPPLPQSMREQLDAALAKPAAQQPGWDPDHARAMRTVLESVPPITVPAEVQSLQDKLAEVARGEAFLLQGGDCAETFADNTEPHIRGNIRTLLQMAVVLTYGASMPVVKIARVAGQYAKPRSANTDALGLLSYRGDMVNGFAPDAAARVHDPSRLVRAYANAAAAMNLVRSVTSSGMADLRKVHDWNQEFVRTSPAGARYEALAGEIDRGLRFMDACRVTDPALYSSDIYASHEALVLDYERAMLRLDTETADQPRLYDLSAHFLWIGERTRGLDDAHIAFAELLSNPIGVKIGPGTTPEMAAEYVERLDPDNMPGRLTLVSRMSNAKVRDVLPAIVEKVESTGHQVIWQCDPMHGNTHESSTGYKTRDFDRIVDEVQGFFEVHNRLGTHPGGIHIELTGEDVTECLGGAQAISDMDLGGRYETACDPRLNTQQSLELAFLVAEMLRG; encoded by the coding sequence GTGAACTGGACTGTCGACGTGCCCATCGACCTGTTGCCCGATCTTCCCCCGCTGCCGCAGAGCATGCGGGAGCAACTGGACGCGGCGCTGGCCAAGCCCGCCGCGCAGCAGCCCGGGTGGGACCCGGACCACGCGCGGGCCATGCGCACCGTGCTGGAGTCGGTGCCGCCGATCACGGTGCCCGCCGAGGTGCAATCGTTGCAGGACAAGCTCGCGGAGGTGGCCCGCGGCGAGGCGTTTCTGCTGCAGGGCGGCGACTGCGCGGAGACCTTCGCGGACAACACGGAGCCGCACATCAGGGGCAACATCCGCACGCTGCTGCAGATGGCCGTGGTGCTCACCTACGGCGCAAGCATGCCGGTGGTGAAGATCGCGCGGGTGGCCGGCCAGTACGCCAAGCCCCGGTCGGCCAATACGGACGCGCTGGGCCTGCTGTCCTACCGCGGCGACATGGTCAACGGGTTCGCTCCGGACGCCGCGGCGCGCGTCCACGATCCGTCCCGCCTGGTGCGCGCCTACGCCAACGCGGCGGCCGCGATGAACCTGGTGCGCTCGGTGACGAGCTCGGGGATGGCGGACCTGCGCAAGGTGCACGACTGGAACCAGGAGTTCGTCCGGACCTCGCCGGCGGGCGCGCGGTACGAGGCCCTCGCCGGGGAGATCGACCGCGGTCTGCGTTTCATGGACGCCTGCCGCGTCACTGATCCGGCGCTGTACAGCTCGGACATCTACGCCAGCCACGAGGCGCTCGTCCTCGATTACGAACGCGCGATGCTGCGGCTGGACACGGAGACCGCCGACCAGCCCCGGCTCTACGACCTGTCCGCGCACTTCCTGTGGATCGGTGAGCGCACGCGCGGCCTCGACGACGCGCACATCGCCTTCGCCGAGTTGCTGTCGAATCCCATCGGGGTGAAGATCGGGCCCGGCACCACACCGGAGATGGCGGCCGAGTACGTCGAGCGGCTGGACCCGGACAACATGCCCGGCCGCCTCACGCTCGTCTCGCGCATGAGCAACGCCAAGGTGCGCGATGTCCTCCCGGCGATCGTAGAGAAGGTCGAATCCACCGGCCACCAGGTGATCTGGCAGTGCGACCCGATGCACGGGAACACCCACGAGTCGTCCACCGGATACAAGACCCGCGATTTCGATCGGATCGTGGACGAGGTGCAGGGCTTCTTCGAGGTGCACAACCGGCTGGGGACGCACCCGGGAGGCATCCACATCGAGCTGACCGGCGAGGACGTCACCGAGTGCCTGGGTGGCGCGCAGGCGATCTCCGACATGGACCTGGGCGGCCGCTACGAGACGGCCTGCGATCCGCGCCTGAACACCCAGCAATCGCTGGAGCTGGCCTTCCTGGTGGCGGAGATGCTGCGCGGCTGA
- a CDS encoding Rv2175c family DNA-binding protein → MSTFPVCEDILDESVELLQLPDVAKMLSVPVTHTHELLRRHEFIAIRRDGVVGVPAQFLTDDGQAGKVVRSLPGTIALLRDGGYADGEILRWLFTDDPSLPGRPADVLRGDHAREVVRRAQAMAF, encoded by the coding sequence GTGAGCACCTTCCCCGTCTGCGAAGACATACTGGACGAGTCCGTCGAGCTGCTGCAGCTGCCGGATGTGGCCAAAATGCTGTCGGTTCCCGTCACGCACACCCACGAACTGCTGCGTCGGCACGAGTTCATCGCGATCCGTCGTGACGGTGTCGTCGGCGTGCCCGCCCAGTTCCTGACGGACGACGGGCAGGCGGGAAAGGTCGTCCGGTCGCTTCCGGGGACGATCGCACTGCTCCGCGACGGCGGCTACGCGGATGGCGAGATCCTGCGCTGGTTGTTCACCGACGACCCGTCGCTGCCCGGTCGCCCCGCCGACGTGCTGCGGGGAGATCACGCACGTGAGGTGGTGAGGCGGGCGCAGGCGATGGCGTTCTGA
- a CDS encoding phytoene/squalene synthase family protein has protein sequence MRMDIPGTAEHVAHYPTMATLDKYMHGSAAVIGLQMLPVLGAGEAAAEPAAALLGVAFQMTNFLRDVGEDLDRGRIYLPLDGLAEFGVDAERLRAARRSGRPDAAVRAALAHFAERAHEHYRRAEPGAAMLAPRQRMCVRAATAVYSEILTAIERSGFRVFDRRTVVPPARRFLLAASAACRPHRGAGGVGAPVRTPSPAPASPPHVRDLPAARRRGDRAATGRR, from the coding sequence ATGCGGATGGACATCCCCGGTACCGCCGAGCACGTCGCCCACTACCCCACGATGGCGACACTGGACAAGTACATGCACGGCTCCGCGGCGGTGATCGGATTGCAGATGCTTCCGGTGCTCGGCGCCGGGGAGGCCGCCGCCGAGCCCGCGGCAGCGCTGCTCGGCGTCGCGTTCCAGATGACGAACTTCCTGCGCGACGTCGGCGAGGACCTCGACCGGGGCAGGATCTATCTGCCGCTCGACGGGCTGGCGGAGTTCGGGGTGGACGCGGAGCGCCTCCGCGCGGCACGCAGGTCAGGCCGCCCCGACGCCGCGGTGCGCGCCGCGCTGGCCCATTTCGCCGAGCGCGCACACGAGCACTATCGGAGGGCGGAACCGGGTGCTGCGATGCTGGCGCCCCGCCAACGGATGTGCGTCCGCGCCGCCACGGCGGTGTATTCGGAGATCCTCACCGCCATCGAGCGCAGCGGCTTCCGGGTGTTCGACAGGAGGACCGTCGTGCCCCCGGCCCGCCGGTTCCTGCTGGCGGCGAGTGCGGCCTGCCGGCCGCACCGCGGGGCGGGTGGCGTCGGCGCGCCGGTCAGAACGCCATCGCCTGCGCCCGCCTCACCACCTCACGTGCGTGATCTCCCCGCAGCACGTCGGCGGGGCGACCGGGCAGCGACGGGTCGTCGGTGA
- the crtI gene encoding phytoene desaturase family protein — protein sequence MRTVTGPSSRVVIIGAGLSGLCAAMHLLGAGRQVTVLERDAEPGGRMGVLDGPGYRADSGATVLTMPELIDDALAAVGMTRTDTSPVLRLTRLAPAYRARFADGTAFDVHSDPDEMTAEIARVFGDAEVEGYLRLRSWLERMFAAEFDRFLDASFDSPLDLVGSPGALADLARVTALGGFGRLGPRVARFIRDPRLRRVFTFQALYAGLAPRKALAVYGAIPHMDTSLGVYFPAGGMHAVTKALADAVVRAGGTIEYCAQARSVDIADGRAQAVLTSDGRIHDCDALVLTPDLPVVDALLASAGTPRHHTLAGGRLRRTQWSPSAVVLHGTIPRDTARAGSAWDRPHHHTIDFGDAWDETFAQICARPGRGSLMTDPSLLLTRPGLTDPGLDPQSSTGPRELLSVLAPCPNLHSAPLPWDELGPSYADDILSVLEQRGYIGISDPDRGLRVDRLFTPATWAAQGMGAGSPFSAAHTFRQTGPFRRPNLVRGLDNTVLAGCGTTPGVGVPTALISGRLAAERITGGCARHRGRPQGGVADRSGTVGRSRPSAPAIAPGGTQGADQR from the coding sequence ATGCGCACCGTCACCGGCCCGTCCTCCCGGGTCGTGATCATCGGCGCCGGGTTGTCCGGGTTGTGCGCGGCCATGCATCTACTCGGTGCGGGGCGGCAGGTCACAGTCCTCGAACGCGACGCCGAGCCCGGCGGCCGGATGGGCGTCCTCGACGGACCCGGCTACCGCGCCGACTCCGGAGCCACCGTCCTCACGATGCCGGAGCTCATCGACGATGCTCTCGCGGCCGTCGGGATGACGCGTACCGACACCTCGCCGGTGCTGCGCCTGACGCGCCTGGCCCCCGCCTATCGGGCCAGGTTCGCCGACGGCACGGCCTTCGACGTGCACAGCGACCCCGACGAGATGACCGCGGAGATCGCCCGCGTCTTCGGCGACGCCGAGGTCGAGGGCTACCTGCGGCTACGTTCGTGGCTCGAGCGCATGTTCGCCGCCGAGTTCGACCGCTTCCTCGACGCCTCCTTCGACTCGCCCCTCGACCTCGTCGGTTCTCCGGGGGCGCTCGCGGACCTGGCCAGGGTGACGGCGCTCGGCGGTTTCGGCCGACTGGGGCCGCGCGTGGCCCGCTTCATCCGCGACCCCCGTCTGCGGCGGGTCTTCACCTTCCAGGCGCTGTACGCGGGCCTCGCGCCCCGCAAGGCGCTGGCCGTCTACGGCGCGATCCCGCACATGGACACCTCGCTGGGCGTGTACTTCCCCGCCGGCGGGATGCACGCGGTCACCAAGGCGCTCGCCGACGCCGTGGTCCGTGCGGGCGGGACCATCGAGTACTGCGCACAAGCACGGTCGGTGGACATCGCCGACGGCCGCGCCCAGGCGGTGCTCACCTCCGACGGCCGCATCCACGACTGCGACGCGCTGGTGCTCACCCCCGACCTTCCGGTGGTCGACGCGCTTCTGGCCTCCGCGGGCACGCCGCGACATCACACGCTCGCCGGAGGACGGCTCCGCCGCACGCAGTGGTCGCCGTCCGCGGTGGTGCTGCACGGAACGATCCCGCGTGACACCGCACGGGCGGGAAGCGCCTGGGATCGCCCGCACCATCACACGATCGACTTCGGCGACGCATGGGACGAGACCTTCGCGCAGATCTGCGCGCGTCCCGGTCGCGGCTCGTTGATGACCGACCCCTCGCTGCTGCTCACCAGGCCGGGGCTGACCGACCCGGGGCTCGACCCGCAGTCCTCCACCGGCCCGCGGGAGTTGCTGTCGGTCCTGGCGCCGTGCCCCAATCTGCACAGCGCCCCGCTGCCGTGGGACGAGCTGGGGCCCTCCTACGCCGACGACATCCTGTCCGTCCTCGAGCAGCGCGGTTACATCGGCATCTCCGACCCGGACCGCGGCCTGCGCGTGGACCGCCTGTTCACCCCCGCCACCTGGGCCGCACAGGGCATGGGTGCGGGCAGCCCGTTCTCGGCCGCGCACACCTTCCGGCAGACCGGACCGTTCCGGCGCCCCAACCTGGTCCGCGGACTCGACAACACGGTGCTCGCCGGGTGCGGGACCACCCCCGGCGTGGGCGTGCCCACGGCGCTCATCTCCGGCCGTCTTGCCGCCGAGCGGATCACCGGCGGATGCGCTCGGCACCGGGGGCGCCCGCAGGGGGGCGTCGCAGACCGCTCGGGTACCGTTGGCCGTTCACGTCCATCCGCCCCGGCGATCGCCCCGGGGGGCACACAGGGGGCTGATCAGCGCTGA
- a CDS encoding lysophospholipid acyltransferase family protein yields the protein MWYWLFKQILIGPLLRVLGRPRIEGLENIPVDGPAILASNHLAVVDSLYLPLMVPRRITFLAKSEYFTTPGLKGRINRFFYSASGQVPIDRRGGEAAQAALRTASRVLEEGNLLGLYPEGTRSPDGRLYKGKTGIARMALECGVPVIPVAMMGTNVMNPIGSKSYRPTKITVRVGEPLDFSRYEGLEGSRFIERAVTDEIMYALMNLSEQEYVDIYAASLKDGGPAKAGAVAARDAAREAALQPRIPDTEAS from the coding sequence ATGTGGTATTGGCTGTTCAAGCAGATCTTGATCGGTCCACTACTGCGCGTCCTCGGACGCCCCCGCATCGAGGGCCTGGAGAACATCCCCGTGGACGGCCCCGCGATTCTGGCGAGCAACCACCTGGCGGTCGTGGATTCGCTGTACCTGCCGCTGATGGTGCCGCGCAGGATCACCTTCCTCGCCAAGAGCGAGTACTTCACCACTCCCGGGCTCAAGGGGCGCATCAACAGGTTCTTCTACTCGGCCTCCGGCCAGGTGCCCATCGATCGGCGGGGCGGTGAGGCCGCGCAGGCCGCGCTGCGCACCGCCAGCCGCGTGCTGGAGGAGGGCAACCTCCTGGGGTTGTACCCGGAGGGCACGCGTTCCCCGGACGGGCGGCTGTACAAGGGCAAGACGGGGATCGCGCGCATGGCGCTCGAGTGCGGGGTGCCGGTGATTCCGGTGGCCATGATGGGCACCAACGTCATGAACCCCATCGGTTCGAAGAGCTACCGGCCCACCAAGATCACGGTCCGGGTCGGCGAGCCGCTGGACTTCAGCCGCTACGAGGGGCTGGAGGGCAGCAGGTTCATCGAGCGCGCCGTGACGGACGAGATCATGTACGCGCTGATGAACCTCTCCGAGCAGGAGTACGTCGACATCTACGCCGCCAGCCTCAAGGACGGCGGCCCGGCGAAGGCGGGGGCCGTCGCGGCGCGTGATGCGGCGCGGGAGGCCGCCCTGCAGCCCCGCATCCCCGACACCGAGGCGAGCTGA
- a CDS encoding PASTA domain-containing protein, producing the protein MVLDNRYLIEAPIARGGMSTVFRGTDQRLGRQVAVKVMHAEFAADPAFVSRFEFEARSVAGLKDPGLVSVYDQGIDGEHAFLVMELVRGGTLRELLRERGPMPPHAATAVSRPALAALAAAHRAGLVHRDVKPENVLISDDGDVKLADFGLVRAVAGTHATSSSVMLGTAAYLAPEQVSTGHAGPASDVYAMGVLLFEMLTGRTPFTGDTNLAVAYRRIEEDVPAPGSVIEGVPREFDQLVRRATERDPAARFQDAAQMGAALESVAGRLRLPHFRVPAPRNSAQHRSMVVPPPRQDDATTALGTERPAGGADGSSDSTTVLPAGAGVAAAAGAAGAAAAGDGAPGPESWAPDGAGPSATRQYTALHPRENPPADAGFGPPPDHSPDDVPPADDGPYDGAATRQRRRSRRSAMVWAALIAVLAILLGVAGWWFGSGRLTTVPTITGMDKAAVLAAVQDANLDPDIRGVYSDSAPVDQVLGINPSGGTRVSRGSTVSVSVSLGRPSIPQLSGDTSVRAVMARLKERSLKPTMGSDEYSVTVPADHVIRIAPASGTVVPVGSAVTVTASKGPPPVHIPDVAGKTPEEATKILADAHLRVGGQRTAFDPEVDGGRVSATDPARGEVVDADSRVTLVISNAITVPDVSGKSPSAARSALADAGIEMVDGGTTSGTDARAGTVGKTAPAAGERVDPAHAQVTVYVSDTTVVPNLVGDTVGSARSTLAGLGVDARVRQLLDSDNSLVIAQSPSSGTHIKPGDTVTITAVP; encoded by the coding sequence ATGGTGCTCGACAACCGCTACCTCATCGAGGCGCCCATCGCCCGCGGCGGGATGTCCACCGTCTTCCGCGGGACCGATCAGCGCCTGGGCCGGCAGGTGGCCGTGAAGGTGATGCACGCGGAGTTCGCCGCGGACCCGGCGTTCGTGTCCCGTTTCGAGTTCGAGGCCCGGTCGGTGGCCGGTCTCAAGGACCCCGGCCTGGTGTCGGTGTACGACCAGGGGATCGACGGTGAGCATGCGTTCCTGGTCATGGAGCTGGTGAGAGGGGGCACTCTGCGGGAGCTCCTGCGCGAGCGGGGCCCCATGCCGCCGCATGCGGCCACCGCGGTCTCCCGTCCGGCGCTCGCGGCACTCGCGGCGGCGCACCGTGCGGGACTGGTGCATCGGGACGTCAAACCGGAGAACGTGCTGATCTCCGACGACGGCGACGTCAAGCTGGCCGACTTCGGCCTGGTGCGCGCCGTCGCGGGCACGCACGCGACGTCGAGCAGCGTCATGCTCGGCACGGCGGCGTACCTGGCTCCGGAGCAGGTCAGCACCGGGCATGCGGGGCCCGCCAGCGACGTCTACGCGATGGGCGTGCTCCTGTTCGAGATGCTCACGGGCCGCACGCCGTTCACCGGCGACACCAATCTGGCCGTCGCCTACCGGCGCATCGAGGAGGACGTGCCCGCCCCGGGCAGCGTCATCGAGGGGGTTCCGCGCGAGTTCGATCAGCTGGTGCGCCGCGCCACCGAACGCGATCCCGCCGCCAGGTTCCAGGATGCGGCGCAGATGGGGGCGGCGCTCGAGTCGGTCGCCGGCCGCCTCCGCCTGCCGCACTTCCGGGTGCCCGCGCCGCGCAACTCCGCACAGCACCGTTCGATGGTGGTGCCGCCCCCGCGGCAAGACGATGCGACGACGGCCTTGGGAACGGAACGCCCGGCCGGCGGCGCGGACGGATCCTCCGACTCGACCACAGTTCTACCGGCCGGGGCCGGCGTCGCCGCTGCGGCCGGAGCCGCCGGTGCGGCTGCGGCCGGCGACGGCGCACCGGGGCCCGAGTCATGGGCCCCGGACGGCGCCGGACCTTCCGCGACCCGCCAGTACACTGCGTTGCACCCCCGCGAAAATCCCCCTGCCGACGCCGGATTCGGTCCGCCGCCGGACCATTCCCCCGACGACGTCCCCCCGGCGGACGACGGCCCGTACGATGGCGCCGCCACCCGCCAGCGGCGCCGCTCGCGACGGTCCGCGATGGTGTGGGCGGCACTGATCGCGGTACTCGCGATACTGCTGGGGGTGGCAGGCTGGTGGTTCGGGTCCGGCCGGCTCACCACCGTGCCCACCATCACCGGCATGGACAAGGCGGCGGTGCTCGCAGCGGTGCAGGACGCGAACCTCGACCCCGATATCCGCGGCGTGTACTCCGATTCCGCACCCGTCGACCAGGTTCTGGGCATCAATCCCTCCGGTGGCACCCGCGTGTCCCGCGGGTCCACGGTCTCCGTCAGCGTCTCGCTCGGCCGCCCTTCGATTCCGCAGCTCAGCGGGGACACCTCCGTCCGCGCCGTCATGGCGCGGTTGAAGGAGCGTTCCCTCAAACCCACCATGGGTTCCGACGAGTACAGCGTCACCGTCCCCGCCGACCACGTGATCCGCATCGCCCCCGCGTCCGGCACGGTGGTGCCCGTCGGCTCCGCCGTCACCGTCACGGCGAGCAAAGGGCCGCCGCCGGTCCACATCCCCGACGTCGCGGGGAAGACCCCCGAGGAGGCGACGAAGATCCTCGCCGACGCGCACCTGCGTGTCGGCGGGCAGCGGACCGCCTTCGACCCCGAGGTCGACGGGGGACGCGTCTCCGCCACCGACCCGGCCCGCGGCGAGGTGGTCGACGCCGACAGCCGCGTCACGCTGGTCATCTCGAATGCCATCACCGTCCCCGACGTGTCCGGCAAGTCGCCGTCGGCCGCCCGGTCGGCGCTTGCGGATGCGGGTATAGAGATGGTCGACGGCGGCACCACGTCCGGGACGGACGCCCGCGCCGGAACCGTCGGTAAGACCGCGCCCGCCGCCGGCGAGCGGGTGGACCCCGCGCACGCGCAGGTGACCGTCTACGTCTCCGACACCACCGTGGTACCGAACCTCGTCGGCGACACGGTGGGGTCCGCCCGGTCGACACTCGCAGGCCTCGGCGTCGACGCCCGCGTGCGCCAACTCCTCGACTCCGACAACTCGCTGGTCATCGCCCAGTCGCCGTCGTCCGGCACGCACATCAAGCCGGGCGACACGGTCACCATCACCGCCGTGCCCTGA
- a CDS encoding ROK family protein: protein MTEPDREAGTGAGPAIGIDVGGTNLRAAVVDAAGAAVEVVSAVTPAEPDALDGALVEVIGELAGRHEVSAVGLAVAGFVSRDRQVVRFAPHLPWRDAAVPARIADRVGLPVVLEHDANSAAWGEACFGPAGAGENVAVVAIGTGIGAALLVDGALYRGSNGVAPELGHLPVVPGGRPCACGKSGCFERYCSGTALAATAAELLAAHPGRPSMLARADVGVTGAAVADAAAAGDAVALEAMADFAHWLGVGLSIVADVFDPDLIVVAGGVASSAPLFLDDARRAYAGLVTGAGHRRLARIRRSELGVAAAMIGAAELARREAAAAEAARNAGGPAVDP, encoded by the coding sequence ATGACGGAACCCGACCGCGAGGCGGGCACCGGAGCGGGCCCGGCCATCGGCATCGACGTCGGCGGGACGAATCTGCGCGCGGCGGTCGTCGACGCGGCCGGGGCCGCGGTGGAGGTGGTCTCGGCGGTCACGCCCGCGGAGCCCGACGCGCTCGATGGGGCGCTCGTGGAGGTGATCGGCGAGCTGGCCGGCAGGCATGAGGTGTCCGCGGTGGGGCTCGCCGTGGCGGGTTTCGTCTCCCGCGACCGGCAGGTGGTCCGGTTCGCGCCCCACCTGCCCTGGCGGGACGCCGCCGTCCCGGCACGGATCGCGGACCGGGTGGGGCTGCCGGTGGTACTGGAGCACGACGCGAACTCGGCCGCCTGGGGTGAGGCGTGCTTCGGCCCGGCGGGGGCGGGGGAGAACGTCGCCGTCGTGGCGATCGGTACGGGGATCGGTGCCGCACTGCTCGTGGACGGGGCGCTGTACCGGGGTTCCAACGGCGTGGCCCCAGAGCTCGGGCATCTGCCGGTGGTCCCCGGCGGCCGCCCGTGCGCGTGCGGCAAGTCGGGGTGCTTCGAGCGGTACTGCAGCGGAACTGCGCTCGCGGCCACCGCGGCGGAACTGCTCGCCGCGCACCCGGGCCGCCCGTCGATGCTCGCGCGTGCCGACGTGGGGGTGACGGGCGCGGCGGTGGCCGATGCCGCGGCGGCCGGCGATGCGGTGGCCCTCGAGGCGATGGCGGACTTCGCGCACTGGCTCGGTGTGGGGCTGTCCATCGTGGCGGACGTGTTCGACCCGGATCTGATCGTCGTCGCGGGCGGTGTCGCCTCGTCGGCGCCCTTGTTCCTGGACGACGCGCGCCGCGCGTATGCGGGGCTCGTCACCGGGGCGGGGCACAGGCGGTTGGCCCGTATCCGACGCAGCGAGCTCGGTGTCGCGGCGGCGATGATCGGTGCCGCGGAGCTGGCGCGCCGGGAGGCGGCCGCGGCGGAGGCGGCCCGGAACGCCGGCGGACCGGCCGTGGATCCGTGA
- a CDS encoding polyadenylate-specific 3'-exoribonuclease AS has translation MRYFYDCEFIEDGSTIDLVSIGVVAEDGREFYAVSTEFDPSRAGRWVRANVLDKLPSPSSQAYRSRGRIRDDLADFLLEGRDPRRVRPGEIELWAWVGAYDHVVLCQLWGDMTALPRYMPRFTRELKQRWQECGSPALPPAPGDAHDALADARHNLAKYRAIDAALAGGRQGGPASVGRAAGAS, from the coding sequence GTGCGCTACTTCTACGACTGCGAGTTCATCGAAGACGGCTCCACCATCGATCTGGTGTCGATCGGGGTCGTCGCGGAGGACGGGCGCGAGTTCTACGCGGTGTCCACGGAGTTCGACCCGTCACGCGCCGGCCGGTGGGTGCGGGCCAACGTCCTGGACAAACTTCCGTCTCCGTCGTCGCAGGCGTACCGCTCGCGCGGCCGCATCCGGGACGACCTCGCCGATTTCCTGTTGGAAGGGCGCGATCCGCGGCGCGTCCGGCCCGGGGAGATCGAGCTTTGGGCGTGGGTGGGGGCGTACGACCACGTGGTGCTGTGCCAGCTGTGGGGCGACATGACCGCCCTGCCCCGGTACATGCCGCGCTTCACCCGCGAGCTCAAGCAGCGCTGGCAGGAGTGCGGAAGCCCGGCGTTGCCGCCCGCGCCCGGCGATGCTCACGACGCGCTGGCCGACGCCAGGCACAACCTGGCCAAGTACCGCGCCATCGACGCGGCCCTCGCCGGCGGGCGACAGGGCGGTCCGGCGTCGGTGGGGCGGGCGGCGGGAGCATCTTAG
- a CDS encoding alpha-(1->6)-mannopyranosyltransferase A has translation MNLRPLASPASGPAADAERGAPPTPAGRVRQAVAFVLHGPGRMAWPGFLGVVLMVFGGFGSGALRRQDPLLDTVFLSWLRYGHGKILSGALVYVGLVLMFYSWVRIGRAVRAGGFTPAQLGGLAVAWAVPMLFSVPLFSRDAYSYLAQGALLRDGFDPYAVGPAVNPGPLLDNVSTVWTTTTAPYGPAFILIARGVTMITGDNVVTGTMALRLVMLPGLALLLWAIPRMARNLGGSPAIAMWVAVLNPLVLVHLIGGVHNELLMVALLTAGIVAVLERKHLLGIAVISLAVTVKATAGAALPFMVWIWMRHRRDDDRARGTVSPHWFREFVRTAVPSVLVFAAVFATATVAAGIGVGWMTALSGANKIINWLSLPTATAQLYTVATSWFTGVGLAPALEIARLIGEAALVVIVVLIVARFRHSVHEAMHGVLYSMVAVVVLSPATLPWYYTWPLAVASGLVVSGRAMSAVAAFSVFTMIIFRPDGSIGMYQWYHVLLAAGCAAVAAVALHREDPLRLRRFLKGDGGAPDTPARPRAAVAPRAAAGDGDG, from the coding sequence ATGAACCTGCGCCCCCTGGCATCGCCGGCATCCGGCCCCGCCGCGGACGCGGAGCGGGGCGCCCCGCCCACCCCCGCGGGCCGTGTGCGCCAGGCGGTCGCCTTCGTCCTCCACGGCCCCGGCCGCATGGCCTGGCCGGGCTTCCTCGGCGTCGTACTGATGGTGTTCGGCGGATTCGGCTCGGGCGCGCTGCGCCGGCAGGACCCGCTGCTCGACACGGTCTTCCTGTCCTGGCTGCGCTACGGGCACGGGAAGATCCTCTCCGGCGCACTCGTCTACGTCGGGCTCGTGCTCATGTTCTACTCCTGGGTACGCATCGGCCGTGCGGTACGCGCCGGCGGGTTCACCCCCGCCCAGCTCGGCGGCCTCGCGGTGGCGTGGGCGGTGCCGATGCTGTTCTCCGTGCCCCTGTTCAGCCGCGACGCGTATTCCTACCTCGCGCAGGGGGCTCTGCTCCGCGACGGCTTCGACCCGTACGCCGTGGGCCCCGCCGTCAATCCAGGGCCGCTGCTGGACAACGTCAGCACGGTGTGGACGACGACCACCGCGCCGTACGGCCCCGCGTTCATCCTCATCGCCCGCGGGGTCACGATGATCACCGGCGACAACGTGGTCACCGGCACCATGGCGCTGCGACTGGTGATGCTGCCCGGACTCGCGCTGCTGTTGTGGGCGATCCCCCGGATGGCGCGCAACCTGGGCGGGTCTCCCGCCATCGCCATGTGGGTGGCGGTCCTCAACCCGCTGGTGCTCGTGCACCTCATCGGCGGCGTGCACAACGAACTGCTCATGGTCGCGCTGCTCACCGCCGGAATCGTCGCGGTGCTCGAGCGTAAACACCTGCTGGGCATCGCCGTGATCTCGCTGGCAGTCACGGTGAAGGCCACAGCCGGCGCCGCGCTGCCGTTCATGGTGTGGATCTGGATGCGCCACCGGCGCGACGACGACCGCGCACGCGGCACCGTGTCGCCACACTGGTTCCGCGAGTTCGTGCGCACGGCCGTGCCGTCGGTGCTGGTCTTCGCAGCCGTGTTCGCAACGGCCACGGTCGCCGCGGGCATCGGCGTGGGCTGGATGACGGCACTGTCCGGGGCCAACAAGATCATCAACTGGCTTTCCCTGCCCACCGCGACCGCACAGCTCTACACCGTCGCCACATCCTGGTTCACGGGGGTCGGGCTCGCCCCGGCGCTGGAGATCGCCCGGCTCATCGGCGAGGCGGCCCTCGTGGTGATCGTCGTGCTGATCGTCGCCCGCTTCCGCCACTCCGTCCACGAGGCCATGCACGGCGTCCTGTATTCGATGGTCGCCGTCGTCGTGCTCTCCCCCGCCACCCTGCCCTGGTACTACACGTGGCCGCTCGCGGTGGCGTCCGGACTTGTGGTCTCCGGCCGTGCGATGTCGGCGGTGGCCGCGTTCAGCGTGTTCACGATGATCATCTTCCGGCCCGACGGCTCCATCGGGATGTATCAGTGGTACCACGTGCTCCTCGCCGCCGGCTGCGCCGCCGTCGCGGCCGTCGCCCTGCACCGCGAGGATCCGCTCCGGCTGCGCAGGTTCCTGAAGGGCGACGGCGGAGCGCCGGACACCCCGGCCCGTCCGCGCGCAGCCGTCGCGCCGCGTGCCGCCGCCGGCGACGGGGATGGCTGA